One stretch of Pseudoramibacter sp. DNA includes these proteins:
- a CDS encoding DUF1848 domain-containing protein: MIINTGQRTDIPAFYAKWLANRLKAGFVCVRNPYNPKQVSRYRLNPDVVDAIGFCTKNPEPMFPYMHLLRDYGQYWFVTITPYGRDIEPNVPDKHHLLDVFKRLSDRVGVNRIGWRYDPILISEKYSAAYHLRAFKQMAKTLEGYTKTAVISFIDLYAKVRRNFPEARKVTVEDRLALGKALIEIAGARGMTVKPCAEGEELAPYGADCSGCMKLSDYEKAIGRRLKAPKRKGARAACACYLACDIGAYDTCRHLCRYCYANTDPARVLAQSRRHDPDSPFLIGSYENGDIIHDVPQALWIDRQVSFLPTEN; encoded by the coding sequence ATGATCATCAACACCGGACAGCGGACCGACATTCCGGCCTTTTACGCGAAGTGGCTGGCAAACCGGCTGAAGGCGGGCTTTGTCTGCGTCCGAAATCCCTACAACCCGAAACAGGTGAGCCGGTACCGCTTGAATCCTGACGTCGTGGACGCCATTGGGTTCTGCACGAAAAATCCCGAGCCGATGTTTCCCTATATGCATTTGCTAAGAGATTACGGGCAGTACTGGTTTGTGACCATCACCCCTTACGGGCGGGACATCGAGCCCAACGTGCCGGACAAGCATCACCTTCTCGACGTGTTTAAAAGGCTATCAGATCGGGTCGGCGTCAACCGCATCGGCTGGCGGTACGACCCGATTTTGATTTCGGAAAAATATTCCGCGGCGTATCACCTCAGGGCTTTTAAACAGATGGCGAAGACCTTGGAAGGTTATACAAAAACCGCGGTCATCAGCTTTATCGATCTGTACGCGAAAGTGCGGCGCAATTTTCCAGAAGCCCGGAAGGTCACAGTCGAAGATCGTCTGGCTTTGGGAAAGGCCCTCATTGAAATCGCCGGGGCTCGCGGCATGACGGTCAAACCCTGCGCCGAAGGGGAGGAGCTGGCGCCTTACGGGGCAGACTGCAGCGGGTGCATGAAGCTCAGCGATTACGAAAAAGCGATTGGTCGACGCCTGAAGGCCCCAAAGCGCAAAGGCGCCCGAGCGGCGTGTGCCTGTTATCTGGCCTGCGACATCGGCGCCTACGACACATGCCGGCATTTGTGCCGGTACTGCTACGCCAACACAGACCCGGCAAGGGTTTTGGCCCAAAGCCGGCGCCACGATCCGGACTCGCCGTTCTTAATCGGCAGCTATGAAAACGGCGATATCATCCACGATGTGCCCCAGGCGTTGTGGATTGACAGGCAGGTGAGTTTTCTGCCGACTGAAAATTGA